From a region of the Pristis pectinata isolate sPriPec2 chromosome 2, sPriPec2.1.pri, whole genome shotgun sequence genome:
- the exosc9 gene encoding exosome complex component RRP45: MRETPLSNCERQFILRAIAERQRLDGRQTYDYRNIKITFGTEFGCCIVELGKTRVLAQVSCELVTPKPSRPTEGIIFFNLELSPMASPAFEAGRQSELLVKLNRLLERCLRNSKCIDTESLCVVAGAKVWQIRVDLHLLNHDGNIIDAASIAAIVALSHFKRPDVSIQGEEVTVYTPEERDLIPLSIHHMPIAVSFAFFQQGTYLLVDPIEHEERVMDGLLVIAMNKHRELCTIQSSGGIMLLKDQVLRCTKIAGVKVAEITELMQKAIENDKNVRQEGGKFGFAESIPNKRITTFKLDEVPVHTEGVEEQAEEIVSKAETSPPLVPKPIVHAPGTGQIGEGIQNEWMINDLDEEDEEDEEDIVPELGAQSSSNEVEVIQLSDSEEEEMIILEPEGYQKERKKKSEETQQKTSKIVSQNKNKKIQKRKRSQL, from the exons CGTCTTGATGGAAGGCAGACATATGATTATAGGAATATCAAGATAACATTTGGGACTGAATTTGGCTGTTGTATTGTGGAACTTGGTAAAACAAG AGTCCTTGCACAAGTATCATGTGAACTTGTTACTCCTAAACCTAGTCGGCCTACAGAAGGCATCATCTTCTTCAATTTGGAGCTCTCTCCAATGGCATCTCCTGCATTTGAAGCCGGCAG ACAATCAGAGTTGTTAGTTAAACTGAACCGGCTGCTGGAGAGGTGTTTGAGGAATTCCAAGTGTATAGACACAGAATCCCTGTGTGTTGTAGCAGGTGCAAAG GTGTGGCAGATTCGTGTAGACTTGCACTTGTTAAATCACGATGGCAACATTATTGATGCTGCAAGCATAGCAGCCATCGTGGCATTGTCTCACTTTAAAAGACCTGATGTATCAATCCAAGGAGAAGAAGTCACTGTG TATACCCCAGAGGAGCGTGATCTAATCCCGCTGAGCATCCACCACATGCCCATTGCGGTCAGTTTTGCTTTCTTTCAGCAGGG AACCTACCTTTTAGTAGATCCAATTGAACATGAAGAACGGGTCATGGATGGACTCTTGGTGATTGCCATGAACAAACACCGTGAGCTGTGTACCATTCAGTCCAGTGGTGGAATTATGCTTCTAAAAGATCAG GTTCTTCGTTGTACTAAAATAGCTGGAGTGAAGGTGGCAGAGATCACAGAACTAATGCAGAAAGCTATTGAAAATGATAAAAATGTCAGGCAA GAAGGTGGGAAGTTTGGTTTTGCAGAATCCATACCAAACAAAAGGATTACTACTTTCAAACTTGATGAAGTTCCAGTACATACAGAAGGTGTAGAGGAACAAGCTGAAGAAATTGTGTCAAAGGCTGAAACATCACCACCACT CGTTCCAAAACCAATTGTACATGCTCCAGGAACAGGTCAAATTGGGGAGGGAATTCAAAATGAATGGATGATCAATGATCTGGACGAAGAGGATGAAGAAGATGAAGAAGATATTGTTCCTGAACTAGGTGCCCAGAGTTCGAGTAATGAAG TGGAGGTTATCCAACTGTcagacagtgaagaggaagaaatgaTAATATTGGAACCAGAAGGATATCAAAAGGAACGAAA GAAAAAATCTGAAGAAACACAGCAGAAAACAAGCAAAATAGTATCTCAAAATAAGAACaagaaaatacagaaaagaaaaagatCCCAACTGTGA